The following proteins come from a genomic window of Macadamia integrifolia cultivar HAES 741 chromosome 14, SCU_Mint_v3, whole genome shotgun sequence:
- the LOC122062178 gene encoding probable pectinesterase/pectinesterase inhibitor 61, which produces MGYGRLGSPEPTGSFPESSLTNQQEKPTTTSTRKPKLIILGVIAFLLFFGAVASAALIVILRPKTSGEPAKSIRGKPSQSISKACSMTRYPDLCVNSLVDFPGALNAGQRDLVHISVNMTLQHVGKALYDVSDIGNLQMDVLVRSAYEDCLELLDESVNQLSRSLVSVAPPVEGGGGGPVGSTQDVMTWLSAALTNQDTCTEGFDDVSGGYVKDQMLVKLKNLSELVSNCLAIFASTSDNEDFSGVPIQNRRRLMESNFPAMAEEKENDGFPAWVTRRDRRLLQTPAPAIRADIVVSTDGTGNYKTITEAIKAAPEQSTRRIVIYVKAGRYEEDNIKVGRKKTNLMFIGDGKGKTIITGGKSVGTYTTFHSASFAATGTGFIARDMTFENHAGPAKHQAVALRVGADHGVVYRCSIIGYQDTLYVHSQRQFFRECDVYGTVDFIFGNAAVVLQNCNLYARKPMAQQKNTITAQNRKDPNQNTGISIHNCRILATPDLEPVKYANPTYLGRPWKMYSRTVYMMSYMGDHINPRGWLEWNGNFALDTLYYGEYMNDGPGAAVGKRVGWKGYRVITSVAEASKFTVAQFIYGSSWLPGTGVAFIAGLSV; this is translated from the exons ATGGGTTATGGCAGGCTTGGATCACCGGAGCCCACAGGGTCATTTCCCGAATCATCTCTCACAAACCAACAAGAGAAACCCACCaccacctcaaccagaaaacccaaGCTCATTATACTCGGTGTCATCgctttcctcctcttcttcggTGCTGTAGCTTCCGCCGCCCTCATAGTAATTCTCCGACCCAAAACTTCCGGTGAACCAGCTAAGTCAATCCGGGGAAAACCCTCACAGTCCATCTCCAAAGCTTGCAGCATGACTCGTTACCCAGATCTCTGTGTCAACTCTCTCGTCGACTTCCCCGGAGCTCTCAATGCTGGTCAACGTGACCTCGTTCACATCTCAGTTAACATGACCCTTCAACATGTCGGAAAAGCACTCTACGACGTTTCCGATATCGGAAACTTACAGATGGATGTTCTGGTTCGGTCGGCCTACGAGGATTGTCTTGAGCTACTAGATGAATCAGTCAATCAGCTCTCACGGTCACTTGTGTCGGTGGCGCCGCCCGTTGAAGGCGGAGGAGGAGGGCCCGTTGGTTCGACACAAGACGTGATGACGTGGTTGAGCGCGGCACTCACCAATCAGGACACTTGTACGGAGGGATTCGATGATGTGAGTGGTGGGTACGTGAAGGATCAGATGTTGGTGAAGCTCAAGAATTTGTCGGAGCTGGTGAGTAATTGCTTAGCCATCTTCGCTTCCACTAGCGATAACGAGGACTTCTCCGGCGTTCCCATTCAAAACCGGCGGAGATTGATGGAAAGCAATTTCCCGGCGATGgcggaggaaaaggaaaatgatgggTTCCCGGCATGGGTGACGAGAAGAGATAGGAGGCTTCTTCAAACACCTGCGCCAGCGATAAGGGCTGACATTGTGGTGTCTACAGATGGCACCGGCAACTATAAGACGATCACTGAAGCAATTAAAGCTGCTCCAGAACAAAGCACTCGCCGTATCGTTATCTATGTGAAGGCCGGAAG GTATGAAGAGGATAATATAAAGGTAGGGAGGAAGAAGACCAATTTGATGTTCATAGGAGACGGGAAGGGTAAAACCATCATAACAGGTGGAAAGAGCGTAGGGACGTACACCACCTTCCACTCTGCATCCTTTG CGGCGACGGGAACTGGATTTATAGCAAGGGACATGACCTTCGAGAACCATGCGGGGCCGGCAAAGCATCAAGCAGTGGCTCTACGAGTAGGTGCGGATCATggggtggtgtatcggtgcagCATCATAGGTTACCAAGATACGCTTTATGTACACTCGCAGCGACAGTTCTTCAGGGAATGCGACGTTTACGGTACAGTGGATTTCATATTTGGAAACGCTGCAGTGGTGCTGCAGAATTGTAATCTCTACGCACGCAAGCCCATGGCCCAACAGAAGAATACTATTACGGCCCAGAATCGTAAAGACCCCAACCAGAACACCGGAATCTCTATCCATAACTGTCGGATCCTAGCTACGCCGGATCTTGAACCCGTTAAATATGCAAACCCGACTTATCTGGGTCGTCCCTGGAAGATGTACTCGAGGACGGTGTACATGATGTCGTACATGGGGGATCACATCAACCCTAGGGGTTGGCTGGAGTGGAATGGTAACTTTGCCCTTGACACCCTCTATTACGGGGAGTACATGAATGACGGTCCAGGTGCAGCAGTTGGGAAACGGGTCGGGTGGAAAGGTTACCGGGTCATTACTTCTGTCGCGGAGGCTAGTAAGTTCACGGTCGCCCAATTCATCTATGGATCATCATGGTTGCCGGGGACCGGGGTGGCCTTCATCGCCGGCTTGTcggtttaa